The Henckelia pumila isolate YLH828 chromosome 2, ASM3356847v2, whole genome shotgun sequence genome includes a window with the following:
- the LOC140885110 gene encoding agamous-like MADS-box protein AGL12 isoform X2: protein MKRIENPVHRQVTFCKRRAGLLKKAKELSVLCDAEIGVFIFSAHGKLYQQATKGTMQDLIERYIRCNPGAAAEDPNLLDPNKEISMLKQEIEVLQKGLSFINGGAGGGAMSLDELNVLEKHLEMWMHHIRSTKMNIMFQEIQSLKNKEGILQAANVHLQDKIDEQLEMTAYNMAPMFNEDLDYTLTTNNILTTQNDYGIYQF from the exons ATGAAGAGGATCGAGAATCCCGTGCACAGGCAAGTGACCTTTTGCAAGCGTCGCGCTGGACTCCTCAAGAAGGCTAAGGAGCTCTCCGTATTGTGTGATGCTGAAATTGGTGTTTTCATTTTCTCCGCCCATGGAAAGCTCTATCAACAAGCCACCAAAGG AACCATGCAAGACTTGATTGAAAGGTACATCAGGTGCAACCCTGGAGCCGCAGCTGAGGACCCTAACCTTCTG GACCCGAATAAGGAAATTAGCATGCTGAAGCAAGAAATTGAGGTACTTCAGAAAGGATTAAG TTTCATAAATGGAGGAGCTGGGGGTGGTGCAATGAGCTTGGATGAATTGAATGTTTTGGAGAAACATCTCGAGATGTGGATGCATCATATCCGTTCAACTAAG atgaatatcATGTTTCAAGAAATTCAATCGCTGAAGAACAAG GAGGGGATACTGCAAGCAGCAAACGTTCATCTTCAAGACAAG ATCGATGAGCAATTAGAGATGACTGCTTATAATATGGCACCAATGTTCAATGAAGACCTTGATTACACACTAACTACTAACAATATTCTAACTACACAAAATGACTATGGGATATATcagttttaa
- the LOC140885110 gene encoding agamous-like MADS-box protein AGL12 isoform X1, with protein sequence MARGKIQMKRIENPVHRQVTFCKRRAGLLKKAKELSVLCDAEIGVFIFSAHGKLYQQATKGTMQDLIERYIRCNPGAAAEDPNLLDPNKEISMLKQEIEVLQKGLSFINGGAGGGAMSLDELNVLEKHLEMWMHHIRSTKMNIMFQEIQSLKNKEGILQAANVHLQDKIDEQLEMTAYNMAPMFNEDLDYTLTTNNILTTQNDYGIYQF encoded by the exons ATGGCTCGTGGAAAGATCCAGATGAAGAGGATCGAGAATCCCGTGCACAGGCAAGTGACCTTTTGCAAGCGTCGCGCTGGACTCCTCAAGAAGGCTAAGGAGCTCTCCGTATTGTGTGATGCTGAAATTGGTGTTTTCATTTTCTCCGCCCATGGAAAGCTCTATCAACAAGCCACCAAAGG AACCATGCAAGACTTGATTGAAAGGTACATCAGGTGCAACCCTGGAGCCGCAGCTGAGGACCCTAACCTTCTG GACCCGAATAAGGAAATTAGCATGCTGAAGCAAGAAATTGAGGTACTTCAGAAAGGATTAAG TTTCATAAATGGAGGAGCTGGGGGTGGTGCAATGAGCTTGGATGAATTGAATGTTTTGGAGAAACATCTCGAGATGTGGATGCATCATATCCGTTCAACTAAG atgaatatcATGTTTCAAGAAATTCAATCGCTGAAGAACAAG GAGGGGATACTGCAAGCAGCAAACGTTCATCTTCAAGACAAG ATCGATGAGCAATTAGAGATGACTGCTTATAATATGGCACCAATGTTCAATGAAGACCTTGATTACACACTAACTACTAACAATATTCTAACTACACAAAATGACTATGGGATATATcagttttaa